Within the Halichoerus grypus chromosome 2, mHalGry1.hap1.1, whole genome shotgun sequence genome, the region CACCACCCCAAGAGTGAGTTCTGCATTCTCCTGCCTCTTATATTGGTTATCTCCCAAAAATGAAGCCCAGGGTAATGCATTGGATTGGCTACTCCAAGGTCACGTGTCTTCAACAGACCTGCAAGCAAGCCTGGGAGAGCAAGCACCTGCCTTCCAGTTGAGGGGGGGAACCCCAAACACGGGAAGTTTCCCACCACGGGCAGCCAATAAATATGTCCACTGACTAATCCATGTAGTTTTTCCGTATGTCAGAGTATTTCCTTCAGACAGCATCTTCAAGGAGGTGTTCCTGACTCTTGGGCTGTGTTACCAAacctctttctttccctgaagAGTTAAACCAAATCTCGAGAACACCCAGCGAACAGACTGCTTGCTTTGCCACACCTACATACGTTCCTGTgtagttagagaaaaaaaaaaaccaactgatAGGCAAAATCTGATTGATCCCTCATTGcttcattctctcttctgttcctacATTTGTTTATTAGTTGTATTCtacatgttttattatttgttttgatgactgattttttttttcgtTATTTTCCTATTCGTAGCCAGTGCTAAAATTAGCAGGCATTTGCTGAAAGGAGAGATGTATTAGGATTAGATTCAGCTGTGTGGAACAGGGGACAACCAACAGAGGCTTAAGCTAGAtaaaagtttctctctcttccacgtAAGTGAGGCCTAGGGAAGGGCAGTCCAGAGCTTGGCCTTGGACCCACTCCATGAGGTCCTGAGGGACTCAGATCCTCCCTGAGCACCCTCCGCTATCCTTTTTTCtttgagtaatctctacccccaatgtgcagctcgaactcacgaccccgagatcaagagtcagatgctctaccaactgagccagccaggcgcaccCACCTTCTACCATCTCTTGATGGGGCCTCATCCTCACTCTACAAGGTGGCggctggagctccagccatcGTGCCCAGCAACCGGACAACCCAGCAGGAAGAAGGCAGAATAGCTCCCCACCTTTACAAAACTTACCGTTTGCAGCTTCTTGGCCAAAATTCAGACATGTGGCCCCACCGATGGAGGCTGGACAATCAGCCGCACCACTTAGGACCCCAGGAAATCGGGTATCGCGATGCCAGCAACTATCTCTTCCACAGACGAGGATAAAAATCACACGGAAGACAATCCATTCGTGTAAGGAGCAATCGCGAGGTTTCTGATGATGAGATGGCTCGTATTTATCAGTTACTGATCGTAGGCATAGTTGTGTGCTGTAGGTTATGTAGTCCTTCATCCTTACCCCAGCCCTTTGGAGGAGATACTGTGactatccacattttacagagggggaaactgaggcacggagaggagagagaacttgTCCGAGGCCCCCCAGCTAGCGGGCGGCACAGCCTGGATTTGAACGCTGGCAACCGGGCTCCAGAATCCCCAGGACATGCCACAACTATGGAGGCAGACAACTGTTACCGGCAATTACAGAACCAAGTCACGAAAGCCGCCTGGGCTCATGCGAGGGGCTTATTGACTTAGAGGTGACGTGAGCCAGAGccactttctttctttgtgcCTCTGGATACTTCATTTGCTCATCCATTCCACAGAGGTGCTGGCACAATGTTACGTTTGCAACCAAGTGTCTAATGCCTGTGTTTGCCACTCCTCAGGGGCGGAAACTGGATCCCCCGCAGCcagcacaaagtaggtgctcaaaagACATTTGATCTGTGAATCAGTGCGCGTGCCAGGCTCCGGGATGTGCGCGAAGTGTGCAGGAATGACGCTGACCCTGCCCATTTGCACTCACAGCCAAGCAGAGATGACCAATAGGTGGGCCCCCCGGGGAACAACTGAGCAGGCaaaggcgggggcgggggggggggtgctccacGGCGAGAAATCTGGTGTGGCTAGATTGTACTTTATGAGTCACAAGCAGTCTGGGATAAGGTCCCTACGGCAAGCCTAAGCCAGACTTAAAATTCCTCTCAAGTCCAAGGTGAGAAGCTGAGCCTCAGCCCCGAGGCCGCGGAGAGCCACCAGAGACTTTAAGCAGGTGATTGACGGAGCAGCCGTCTAGAAAGATTGTTCTGGCAGCCTGTGCAGAGGATGgatggaggggaagaaaaaagaagcagggACGTCCACGAAGGGGTTGGGGACAATGAGCACCCTGAGAGGGTTCTAAGGAGGCCTGGAAGCTAAGTGAGGAGAGGAGCAGACGGGCCTCAGGGCAGGTTGGGAGGTGGACAGGAGGGCACCCTGGCTCGGTGGGGGCAGGAGGCAAGAGGTGGGCTTTCAGGGCTGAGAAAATGGGACACTACTTAAGAGGGGTCTAGTGGGGAGTCTGAGGGGCAGgttgagagaaggaaggggggtggggtgaggtgaagagaagggagagaggcccCCAGCTCGCAGCTATGCGAGCCAGACACATCACCGGGGGAACTCTgcgggaggggaaaggagggggcCTGAGGGGCCAGAGCAAggggggctggagaggggccCTGGCTTGAGCTGGGGCAGACAGCAGTTGGACGCCTGCAGGCTGTGCTCACGCCTCAGAAATGTCCCAGCCCTGCCAGGAGCCTGCCTGGCCCCCGCTGCCCCTatccccctccagccccagacaGGCTCCCACATCAGGAGCTCTGAGGCGGCCTCCCCAGCCTTCTGCTCCCCCAGAatgggcctccccctccccagaacCCAGGCATACCCAcgccctccccaccactccttaGCCTTCCCCCAAAGGCTGATGAAACACAGGCCAggggaggagaaaataaagacatcgtgggggggagggaggggggcatgAGGAAGCAGAGGATGGGCTGGGGGTGCCAGGGCATCCACAGGTCCAGGGGGCGGGTGGTAGAGGGGCTCCAGGGAGTCGTGTGACTCAGCAGGGAGTGAACGTCCCCAGTGCTCTGCCCCTGACAGGCCTAATGAGACGCAGGTGGTCCCCTGGCCCGGGCCCcacctccccccggcccccctaACTTGTGGAAGCAGATGCCAGTTCAGTGccgtgggaggggagaggggggctcTGCAGCGacagggggcggggccagggcggCTGGCCAGGGCCCAGCACATAACTCTGGGCGGGTGCAGTCTGGGGCTCCGTCTGGGGTAGCAGACACCCTGCCGCTGTGAGCTCAACTGGCAGCATGAAGGTAccgggcctggggctgggggactCGCGGCACCGGGGACCCTTACCGGAGGGGGGGCTGTGAACTCCCAAACTATGAGGGCCCCGAGCCTGTCCCGGACAGTGGGGTTTCTCAGACATGGAAAGAGGGGCCGGAGGGCAGAGAAGGGGTGCCCGGCAGGGGGTGGTTTGCACCAGGGACAAGTGCAGCGAACGCAAGGggtctggggctctggggctggccgggggcgcgggggggcggTGCAGTGAGGTGACCCTGTTGTCCTGTCCCAGGCCCTCCTGGCCCtgccgctgctgctgcttctctccACGCCCCCCTGCGCCCCCCAGGTCTCCGGGATCCGGGGAGATGGTAAGCCTGGCCGACAGGCTGGGGGAAGAGAGGTTCCTCCAAGCCCTCGTTTCTGGGAGGCAGGCTTCAGGGCTGAGCCCCTGCAGGATGCCATCCCCGCCTCCTCTCTACCACGGGGCAGGTGGCAACGAAGCTGGAGCACCCCCCTGGAGGAAATCTCAAGTTATTGGgaccccagggagggaggcaaacgGCAGGGCGCTGAGGGGCCGGTCGCGCCTCGGTCCCCGTCTCCTCACcgtccctgcccccgcccccagctctggAGAAGTCTTGCCTTCAGCAGCCCCTGGACTGCGACGACATCTACGCCCAGGGCTACCAGGCGGACGGCGTGTACCTCATCTACCCCTCAGGCCCCAGCGTGCCCGTGCCTGTCTTCTGTGACATGAGCACCGAGGGCGGGAAGTGGACGGTGAGTGGGCGGAGGGAATGGAGGCCCGGTTCTGGTCCCCGCTGTGGGACCAAGCTCCACCTCCGTGcacttcagtttctccatctctaaaCCGGGGCTCACGACACCCACAGCAGAGTTTGGGAGTTGAGACCATGGCTGCACTCTAGGTGCCTGAGGCAGGTCAGCACCTGCACCCTCACAGTAATCCTGGGGGACAGGTATGCTTTCCGGAGGACCCGAAACCCAGGGAGGTGAAGTAattcgcccaaggtcacacagcccacCCTGGCACTCTAGAACCACCGTCCCCCTCACCTTTCCCTGGCGCCCAGGAGCTGCTCGCTGAGGGGCCTGGGGCCGGCGTGGGCCTTGTTTTAGGCGCCAGCTCAGTCTTTCAACAAAACCCCCTCAGCATCACAGGGTCCATGCCTGGGTGAGGCTTCCGCCCCCTGGACTCTTGATCACCCAGGCCTATCCTCTCTGCTCCAGGTCTTCCAGAAGAGATTCAATGGCTCAGTGAGTTTCTTCCGGGGCTGGAACGACTACAAGCTGGGCTTTGGCCGCGCCGACGGGGAGTACTGGCTGGGTAAGGTGGGGCCGGGGGCGGCCCTTGGGCCGGGGGCTGCCCCGAGCCAGGGCTCTGCTGAccagctgcccctcccctgccccccagggctgCAGAACCTGCACCTCCTGACGCTGAAACAGAAGTACGAGCTGCGAGTGGACCTGGAGGACTTTGAGAACAACACGGCCGCGGCCAAGTACGCTGAATTCTCCATCTCGCCCAACGCGGTCAGTGCGGAGGAGGACGGCTACACCCTCTACGTGGCAGGCTTCGAGGACGGCGGGGCAGGTATCCCCGGCTGCGGGCCTAACGAGAGGCCGTCGGGGGAGAAGGCAGGGCTGGCACTGCCCGctgggccccccctcccccgccggccccctccaggcccctccctccccctcgcGGCCTGGAGGGGCCGTGCTGGCTCCCACCCAGCTCGGGCCTGGGCCCCCGGAGAAGCTGCGTCCGCTCACTCCGGGCAGCCCTGTGAGGAGCGGCTGCTTCTCTTCATGCACAAGCACAGCTACCCGACGGCCAGTTCGGGGAGGGCGCCCCATCCCGCCAGGCTGCCACGTGACATCGCTCATGGCATCACTCCTGCCTGTCACCCCCATCCCTGCCAGCTTGGGGGCCCAGCTCCCCGCCTCAGCAgccccatccctccttccctcttgccAGGTGACTCCCTGTCCTACCACAGCGGCCAGAAGTTCTCCACCTTCGACCGGGACCAGGACCTCTTTGTGCAGAACTGCGCAGCCCTCTCGTCGGGAGCCTTCTGGTTCCGCAGCTGCCACTTCGCCAACCTCAACGGCTTCTACCTGGGTGGCTCCCACCTCTCCTACGCGAATGGCATCAACTGGGCCCAGTGGAAGGGCTTCTACTACTCCCTCAAGCGCACCGAGATGAAAATCCGCCGGGCCTGAGGGGCTGGCCCCCATCAGGCCCCAAGCCGCCCCTGGCCGCTCCGGGTCTCCACGAGTGCTCCCTCTGCACCCCGGCCCCACCCGCCCCTGCCCGCTGCTCTCTAAGCACCTGCTTCCCGCAGGGGGGCCTTGTGGCTCTAGCCCCAGTGGGTCCTGTCACACCCAGCGTGTCCACCTCAAAGCCAGGCCTCTGTTGCCCTCACCCACGGCTATGCGGCCTGcagccttcccagcctcccctgaaAGGCGCAGCTGTCCGGCCTGGACCTGACTGGGCTCCACGAGACTCTTCcttgcctctgccctccccccaaggCGGAGAGCCGGGAGCCGCTCTCCGAGGCTGTGGGCTCGTGATCCACCTCAGCCAGCTTCCTTGCTGTGGACTCCTCCGTCTGGAACCCCCCTAGCGTGCTAGACTGGGCTGGCATAGTCTGACCAATACCCATGGCGTGTGCCAGGCCACAGGCCAGTAACCCCCCCGCCATGTCCTCAGCCTCCCTCCCATCAACTCATTCCCCAGTGGTGAGCACAAtggacccccagccccacctcacgGTCCTCCTCCGCTGCCCCCTCCCGCCTGCCCCAGGCCCCCAAAGCTCAATGCCAAAACCGTATTTCACACAGCTACTGCACGCTACTCTAAAACAGCTCCAACCGAGGTAGGCATAGCTACGCGGTCCCCCCACTCACCCCAGGGCTGAGGTCTGACCATGTGGGGGGACAGAGGACAACCTCTGTGGGgctggaaggaggtggggagtgaAGAGCTCAATAAAACCTCAGGATCTAAACGAACTGCTTTGGCTGTTGTGCGTGCAAATGTGTTTGCTTGACCCCCAAATGTGAGGACCCGGCTCCTCCTTGCTCCCCTTATGACAACACCCTGCCCTCAACTCCAAAAACACAACTAGAGTTAGGCACTAAAGGGAACCTTATATTTCACAGGCCTCATCTGGATGACAAAAAGATCGTGTCACAATATTAATGTAATAacgataataataataaaaaaaatacaatactgaAAAGGATCGCTCAGGGAGTAGAGGTTTCCTGATCCTGCCATGGCTTGGTGGTGGCTCAGGTGGCTGCTTAAGGCTGCAGAGTGTGTCTGAGATGA harbors:
- the MFAP4 gene encoding microfibril-associated glycoprotein 4, producing MKALLALPLLLLLSTPPCAPQVSGIRGDALEKSCLQQPLDCDDIYAQGYQADGVYLIYPSGPSVPVPVFCDMSTEGGKWTVFQKRFNGSVSFFRGWNDYKLGFGRADGEYWLGLQNLHLLTLKQKYELRVDLEDFENNTAAAKYAEFSISPNAVSAEEDGYTLYVAGFEDGGAGDSLSYHSGQKFSTFDRDQDLFVQNCAALSSGAFWFRSCHFANLNGFYLGGSHLSYANGINWAQWKGFYYSLKRTEMKIRRA